From the genome of Leptotrichia sp. oral taxon 847:
ATCACAGCTTCGTGGAATAGAATTCAATCTCAGAAAAATGGAGGATATGACTGGCAGGATATAGATGACGCCGTTGCTCTTGCAAGAAAATATAACTTGAAAGTTTTAATGCAGATAAGTGGTGCTCCAGAATGGGCAACAGGAGCGGACAGTCTTTCAGCTGCTCAAAAAAATGCATTAAATGCAAGAAAAATGTGGGTTGCTTCGTTTGCACCGCTTCCACAGTATAATAATGAGTTCTCAAATTTTGTAAGTGCATTAGTAAAAAGATATGCTCCAAAGGGAGTAATAGACTATGAATTTTGGAATGAACCAGGAAATCCAGAATTTTGGCATGATACTATTCAAAATCCTAGACCGAATCCTGAACATTATACTGATTTACTAAAAATAGCGTATACAGCAGCGCATGATGCTCATAATGATGTAAATGTTATGGCGGGTGGAATGACAGTAGGTGCTAGTAATAGCGCAACAGGATATGTTGGACCTATGGAATTTTTAGAAAGAATGTACGGAGCTGGGGCGAAAGGCTATTTTGATGGTTTGTCGCACCATCCTTACGGAATTTATGCCAGAACTTTTCGGGATAATGGCTGGGCAAACATGATAGGTGATGTTGTAGCACCTGGAGGAGGAGAAAAAACATTATATCAGATAATGTCAGAACACGGTGATGGAAATAAAAAAATATGGATAACAGAAGTGGGAATAGATGCTGCATATCCAGGTGTTGAAGAAACAAAACAAGCTAATGTGATAAGTAAAATTTTAGATCAATATCAAAAATCAAATATATATGGGCCTCTTATTTTTTATCAGGCAAAAGACAGAAAGCCTTACATTACTTCGGGAATATTAGATAGGGACAGTAATGGTGATGGATGGCTTGACGTAAATATTGATACAAATGGAGATGGTGTTCCTGATGCGAACATTGATACTGATCATAATGGACGTCCTGATATACTGGATGCAGCAGATCCTGAAAATTATTTTGGAATTTGGAAATCAGACGGCACTGAAAAAAAAGCAGTGGATGTAATCCGAAGATTCATTAATAATAATCATCCGGCACCAGCACCTACTCCAGCTCCACTTACAAATGGATGTGATAGTGCAACTGATGCTTCAGGACAATGGAAGAGTGTAAAATGTTGGGAATTTAAAGACAGAAATATTCCTTCTGATTGGGTAAGTAAAAGAATTATCAATCATTTGGGTAGCCATTTGACTTATTTGCCAAGCAGTATCAGTTTAGATGGTGATCACGCAATACTTACTACACGACGTCATTGTGTCAACAGAAAAGGTGATCCTTTAACTGATGCAAATGCCACTACAGGTGTATGTCCTGCAGGTAAAGTTACTCAATATTCAAGTGGTAGACTAGAATCTGGTAATATTGTGGATGCCTCTAAACCGTTCCGTGCAGAAATACGTGCTAAAATGAATTGGAATCATTTGCAAGGAATGCGTACAGCTCTTTGGATGCAGAAACAGCGAAATGATGTGGATACACCTGCCTGCAAAGTTCCTGGTGGAAATGCTCCTTATGGTTCACTATTGATTTTGGAATGGTTTGCGTCTACACCTGATTATGGATGGCCTGCATCTAACATCAGTTGTTATTATAGCCAAACTAATCATGAATGGACTCCTCGTGGATTTACGCATCGTTTAGAAAACCGTGTTGGTTCGGGTTCTAAACCGTTAACAGATGAATGGCACGTTTGGACAATTGAGTATGATGGAACCAAAGTACGTTATTATATGGATGGAAGATTGGCTCCTGTAGTTCATTATCGTATTCAAGATGCTAGACGTATCAGTGTAGTTGACAGTACTCGATACGATCAGTATGGAAGTTATCTTTCAACTATGCCAGATGAAGATTATAGTAAGTTAAATATTCCTTCTTCTTTGGTTAAACAAGGATTCGAAAATGATAGATGGCATTTCATTATTAATGACTATGTAGAATGGGAACCTGGCTTGAATCCGCCTTCTGACGGAGCTCCATTCCCAGTTCAAACCACAGAGATTGATTATGTGCGTTTGTACCAGAAATAGTGATGAAAAGAATAAATAATAAAGTCTTAGTATGGTAATAGATGAGTACTAAAAATTATTTTGAATACATGCAAAGATAGTGAAAGACCACAGTCAATATAAGTTTTAAATTTTTTTCAAACTAGAAAATTTAGCTTTGGATAAAAAAGGGGCTGTCTCACAAGAATAATTTTGTGAAACAGTTTCCTTTTTATTTATTAGAAAAACAAATTTATTTTTAAGAATTTAAAAAATATAAACTGATTAAATATTAATATATTTAGAAGATAAAAAAAGCATATTTGAATTTTTAAAAATTTTTTGAAATATTTCTAGACACGAGGATTCCTATACAGAGAGCTTAACGTATTAAAGGTAATTGAAATTAATATTTTTTTCTTGAAAAATTCTAAGAAATTTAGTAAAATGTATTTGATAAAAAAGATAATTTCAGTTAAAATATAACATTAGATATAACATTATATAATATTTTTTATAATTTTTTATAGATTTTTGGTGTGAAATCATAAAAAAGACATTTGCAAAAAAAAGGAGAACGGAAATATGAAAAAATTACATATTTTAAGTACAATGATGCTATCAACGATTACGGCAATGGGTCAGGAAATTAAAATAAATGGGGGTTGGGATTTTGACAGAGCGTATAAAAATGATTTAACTAAACATCAAAAAGGACTTTCTAACACCAATTATGATTATAAATTTAAAAATGGTCCTGTTGCGGGAATTGAGTGGCTATTTGATAATCAGGGAAGACTCGAATTAGGAATCGGTGCAGAACATAAATTTTCTGTAAAATCTTCAGCCTTAAAAGATAAAAATGAAATGAGAATGTACGAAATAACACCGATGTATCTGACAGGTAAATATAATTTAATAACTTCTAAAGCTGGAAATGACTTACTCTATCTTATTGGAAGAGGGGGATATGCTTATGCCAAAGCTGGAAAAGATAATAAAGAAGATTTAAAAGATAAAAATTTTCGTGGTGGACTTTATTATGCAGGTGGTTTAGGTACTCAAGTTGGACCAATTTCCGTAGAAGCTTTATATGAAAGATCAAATTTACGATACGATAAAGTAAATTTAGGTAATATAAACAGAAATAATATAAGTACCCTAAATAATTTTAAAAAGACCAAAGATAATATAAATACAGTTGGTGTAAGAATAGGATACAGTATTGGAAATATTAAAAATTTACCAAAGAAAAAAAATGATGTTGTGCCTTTTGATCCTTTCAGAACAGATATTTTTGCTAAAACTGGAGATATGCAGT
Proteins encoded in this window:
- a CDS encoding cellulase family glycosylhydrolase, translating into MVKFIVRGLLLICISFSLMAENVENVTSSANEIKNSSEILLNCSNVAQGSVQGIGTSLNNGNNIFLKCLNYENNSENLNRTNKVNSKDILLECLNTSENTTGEAGKSENSNEKILKCSNLVRIINANELLQMGNIGSINGVQLKCTNTVKNVNKTEIPLLDTGGTNDIILKCSSVSEESTSENLAKNETAINNSGTVNSNEITLKCSNIVRVIDGNKVFPDNPENNDAVILNCSDTTVAPVNNVVGTVGQSGGSTGLSGGGIGGVSPVVPIIGGAVPAVGAIIGATRHHGGGGGGNGTSKPKKGGGGNNKFKPQKGGDDNSNPKKRKKEDSKIHNVRGIGIQPVNPFWRSNLQEAEDSYSKAARVGFQWVRITASWNRIQSQKNGGYDWQDIDDAVALARKYNLKVLMQISGAPEWATGADSLSAAQKNALNARKMWVASFAPLPQYNNEFSNFVSALVKRYAPKGVIDYEFWNEPGNPEFWHDTIQNPRPNPEHYTDLLKIAYTAAHDAHNDVNVMAGGMTVGASNSATGYVGPMEFLERMYGAGAKGYFDGLSHHPYGIYARTFRDNGWANMIGDVVAPGGGEKTLYQIMSEHGDGNKKIWITEVGIDAAYPGVEETKQANVISKILDQYQKSNIYGPLIFYQAKDRKPYITSGILDRDSNGDGWLDVNIDTNGDGVPDANIDTDHNGRPDILDAADPENYFGIWKSDGTEKKAVDVIRRFINNNHPAPAPTPAPLTNGCDSATDASGQWKSVKCWEFKDRNIPSDWVSKRIINHLGSHLTYLPSSISLDGDHAILTTRRHCVNRKGDPLTDANATTGVCPAGKVTQYSSGRLESGNIVDASKPFRAEIRAKMNWNHLQGMRTALWMQKQRNDVDTPACKVPGGNAPYGSLLILEWFASTPDYGWPASNISCYYSQTNHEWTPRGFTHRLENRVGSGSKPLTDEWHVWTIEYDGTKVRYYMDGRLAPVVHYRIQDARRISVVDSTRYDQYGSYLSTMPDEDYSKLNIPSSLVKQGFENDRWHFIINDYVEWEPGLNPPSDGAPFPVQTTEIDYVRLYQK